From Solea solea chromosome 20, fSolSol10.1, whole genome shotgun sequence, one genomic window encodes:
- the LOC131447530 gene encoding lactose-binding lectin l-2-like — translation MMLFLFLFALALGAVSPSGELEVKLLRGSCPSFWFSFDGRCYKYVSSQLSWADAELYCVSQGANLVSIHSEEENNFVRSLVRNFDHADGLTWIGLSDAHKEGNWMWSDGCAVKFPFWIPGQPDNFRGTEHCVHIIYGTHKRWNDVTCTYTYPSVCATRKATCP, via the coding sequence ATGATGctgttcctcttcctgtttgctCTGGCTCTGGGTGCTGTGTCTCCTTCAGGTGAACTTGAAGTCAAGCTGCTGCGTGGAAGCTGTCCCTCGTTCTGGTTCAGCTTTGACGGCCGCTGCTACAAGTACGTTTCTTCACAACTGTCCTGGGCTGATGCTGAGCTCTACTGTGTGTCACAGGGAGCCAACCTGGTGTCTATCCACAGTGAGGAAGAAAATAATTTTGTCAGATCCTTGGTCAGGAACTTTGACCATGCTGATGGACTAACATGGATCGGACTCAGTGACGCTCACAAGGAAGGAAACTGGATGTGGTCCGATGGTTGTGCAGTGAAATTCCCCTTTTGGATTCCTGGACAGCCAGATAATTTTCGTGGAACTGAACACTGTGTTCACATTATTTATGGAACACACAAGAGATGGAATGACGTGACTTGTACTTATACATATCCCTCTGTTTGTGCAACACGCAAAGCCACCTGTCCTTAA
- the LOC131447528 gene encoding lactose-binding lectin l-2-like has protein sequence MMLFLFLFPLALGAVSPSGELEVKLLRGSCPSFWFSFDGRCYKYVSTQLSWADAELYCVSQGANLVSIHSEGENNFVRSLVRNFDHAEGLTWIGLTDAHKEGNWMWSDGSAVKFTFWNSGQPDNYRGTEHCVHINYGTPKRWNDVTCTHTYPSVCATRKATCP, from the coding sequence ATGATGCTGTTCCTCTTCCTATTTCCTCTGGCTCTGGGTGCTGTGTCTCCTTCAGGTGAACTTGAAGTCAAGCTGCTACGTGGAAGCTGTCCCTCGTTCTGGTTCAGCTTTGACGGCCGCTGCTACAAGTACGTTTCTACACAACTGTCCTGGGCTGATGCTGAGCTCTACTGTGTGTCACAGGGAGCCAACCTGGTGTCTATCCACAGTGAGGGAGAAAATAATTTTGTCAGATCCTTGGTCAGGAACTTTGACCATGCTGAGGGACTAACATGGATCGGACTCACTGACGCTCACAAGGAAGGAAACTGGATGTGGTCCGATGGTTCTGCAGTGAAATTCACCTTTTGGAATTCTGGACAGCCAGATAATTATCGTGGAACTGAACACTGTGTTCACATTAATTATGGAACACCCAAGAGATGGAATGACGTGACTTGTACTCATACTTATCCCTCTGTTTGTGCAACACGCAAAGCCACCTGTCCTTAA
- the LOC131447249 gene encoding ladderlectin-like: MMLFLFLFALALGAVSPSGELEVKLLRGSCPSFWFSFDGRCYKYVSTRLSWADAELYCVSQGANLVSIHSEGENNFVRSLIRNFDHADGATWIGLTDAHKEGNWMWSDGYAVTFTQWLVGEPNNAGGREHCVHINWITPLKWNDYPCTYTFPSVCATRKASCP; the protein is encoded by the coding sequence ATGATGctgttcctcttcctgtttgctCTGGCTCTGGGTGCTGTGTCTCCTTCAGGTGAACTTGAAGTCAAGCTGCTGCGTGGAAGCTGTCCCTCGTTCTGGTTCAGCTTTGACGGCCGCTGCTACAAGTACGTTTCTACACGACTGTCCTGGGCTGATGCTGAGCTCTACTGTGTGTCACAGGGAGCCAACCTGGTGTCTATCCACAGTGAGGGAGAAAATAATTTTGTCAGATCCTTGATCAGGAACTTTGACCATGCTGATGGAGCAACATGGATTGGACTCACTGATGCTCACAAGGAAGGAAACTGGATGTGGTCCGATGGTTATGCAGTGACATTTACACAGTGGCTTGTTGGGGAGCCCAATAATGCTGGAGGACGTGAACACTGTGTTCACATTAATTGGATAACACCTCTGAAATGGAATGACTACCCTTGTACTTATACTTTTCCCTCTGTTTGTGCAACACGCAAAGCCAGCTGTCCTTAA
- the LOC131447551 gene encoding lactose-binding lectin l-2-like, with protein sequence MMLFLFLFALALGAVSPSGELEVKLLRGSCPSFWFSFDGRCYKYVSTPLSWADAELYCVSQGANLVSIHSEGEQSFVRSLVRNFDHAEGLTWIGLTDAHKEGNWMWSDGCAAKFTQWHVGEPNNGGGREHCVHINYGTHKRWNDVTCTYTYPSVCATRKATCP encoded by the coding sequence ATGATGctgttcctcttcctgtttgctCTGGCTCTGGGTGCTGTGTCTCCTTCAGGTGAACTTGAAGTCAAGCTGCTGCGTGGAAGCTGTCCCTCGTTCTGGTTCAGCTTTGACGGCCGCTGCTACAAGTACGTATCTACACCACTGTCCTGGGCTGATGCTGAGCTCTACTGTGTGTCACAGGGAGCCAACCTGGTGTCTATCCACAGTGAGGGAGAACAAAGTTTTGTCAGATCCTTGGTCAGGAACTTTGACCATGCTGAGGGACTAACATGGATCGGACTCACTGACGCTCACAAGGAAGGAAACTGGATGTGGTCTGATGGTTGTGCAGCGAAATTTACACAGTGGCATGTTGGGGAGCCCAATAATGGTGGAGGACGTGAACACTGTGTTCACATTAATTATGGAACACACAAGAGATGGAATGACGTGACTTGTACTTATACATATCCCTCTGTTTGTGCAACACGCAAAGCCACCTGTCCTTAA